In Trichomycterus rosablanca isolate fTriRos1 chromosome 2, fTriRos1.hap1, whole genome shotgun sequence, the genomic window CTTACTGATATCGCTATTAGAGGTAAGAGGATGTTCCACCAAATTCTGAGGCTGAGAGCTTTACAACTAGATGTTTTTCATTCAAACTCAAAATTGTCAACTTATTTTCTTaaaattaaatagtaaaaagtAAATAACTTTCACTGTTAACTGAGACATCTAatcaattctatacacatcaTCGTTATACCTTCTAAGGTGAGAGTGGGTGGAATATTTGCAACTATAAATAAGGATCGGTTGACACACttctacattacatttaaaatcacTGGTTAAATCATTCAAAACCagttaaatatttcaaattctAAGCTCTTTTTTGGAGGATCTATCAGGAATGGCAAGTTTAGGCTAATTACTTAATTTGTCAGtctttttttttgtgatttttcaTTCTTGTCCTATGGGATTAATTCTCTGCTGCCTGATGTACTACTTCATGTTTACCACATTATAACTGTTTTTGCAACACCGGCTGACTGAGCTCATTTGTGGTGTCTGTAAAACAAAGGACTTGGTAAAGCTGCTTATTCTTTGGCGTTGtgatgtggatttgattttgaatggatttTTTTATCATTCAATCTTCACTTAATCACAGAAAATGATCAGATATAAACATCttaaaattaactttaaaaaagTAGAAATTAAAAACTGAATGGTGCTTTAAGTCTGCTGAACAGCATGCAAACAACTCTGGCAAGCACAAAGTCTGGTAAATGTTCATCTGCATATTGCTTGCCACATTGCCCTTTACAAGATTTTCTACAAAGTCAAGTACATTTATGAActaatgtaatattaatgtaCAATATAGCACTTGAAGTTGTAAAACAGAATCAGGCCTAACTTTAAACAACCTCTAAAACTAATAACTAAAACTAACTCTAATGGATCACTCTACATTGTCTGTGAAAGTGCTGATCTTTGCTTTTTGAATGATAGCTACTGGTTTTGCAAAAAAAACTTTCCCAGGACCTTTGTGGCAAAGTGGGTCTTATGGGAATGGATGCCTCAGCATGTCTTCTAAGTGCTGTGCAGATGTTGCATAGTCCAGCAGTTCAGATGCCAGGCCTATGTGACTTATTACGTAATGAATCTGTGATAGGTGAATAAAAGGAAAGATCTTTTTATGCTCCATTTTTTCCACCATTACAGAAGAAATAGCAAATACGTCATCAGGTTTCAAGGCGgaaaacaaaaaatgtacaGCACATGAGCTAAATATGTGGACATTCAAACACCAAGTCTATGTGTGCATGTTATTCCAAAACCAAAGGCATTAATATAGTCAACACCTGCCATTGTACATGGTGATTTAAGGCTTCTGTTATGTTGCTTTCAGAGTCAGTTAAAAACCTGATAGCTTTGCAACAATCAAGTATTATGCATTGCATTCTTTAGCACTCTGCAATACTCCCTTTAAGTCTGCAGTCTATTTTATCACTTCTGGACTGTTGTTACTCCTTGGTGGCACTCAGCAGCTTAATCCTGCTGCCCCAGGCAGcagctcaggagcccaacagtgcctacctggtggtggtgggattAAACTAGtaaccttctgataactagtccagtagcttaaccactgcCCTGCCGCAGTCTTACTGACCCTAttagtttaaacagtgtgtttatctATGAGGACTGAATGGCtgtctgttttattaatttGCAATTGGTGCGGTAAATTGGGAGATTTACTAGTTAAAAGGTGGGTTTACACacatttggccatttagtgtatgtGTACTCTTTTTTgtctgtcatttaaaaaaaaatcccaatgGGCACTCAAGTGCCTCAGAAGTAAAACAAGATAGCCCACCACTGTGCCTACACACACGATAGGCTATGTCTCAGGGTGAGTGAGCCAAATGATTCCTCGTTGCTGCTACAGTTGTGGCCTCTGATGGCtggccagcacagagagggtgaATAATGGACCTCAGTGCGTAACTCTCTGTACACTGAACTCACATTGTGCTGGCAAAAAAAGCATTTGGCAAAACTGCTTACTTGTTGGAGGAGGCATGTGTTTGGTATGGCCCTTCTCAATCAGAAGAAACAGctgggtaactggatacaacTAAATTGAGAAAAAAACTCAGTGATGGTGGTCAAAAGTGCCAGCTCAATATTCTCTGTCAccccaaccacctgcatgtcctccctcaccgcatccattaacctttttttttttttggcatttctTGCCTCCCCCTGCCAGCCAGCTCCATCCTCAATACCCTTTCTCCAACAGAAAACCTCTGACTTTTGAGCCACATATGTATCGTCATGTAAATCAGGGTATTTTTATAGCAGCGTTCACTCTTACTAGTAAAAGATGTgcattttgtacatttgtataaAAGCTTTtgataaaatgcaaataaaaaaaatacaaattggcATCTCTGAATGTGCACTGTACATTGTTCTTACAGTTTCAAGTTACAGTAAATACAACTGTACTGAACTACATCAAGACAATACACAAGTAAAGGCCAGTTAAAACTGTGGTGCGACAGCTGTTGATTTTGTAAGACTAGCAATAGTGGCTGCAGCTGTTTACCAGGCAGCAACTGAAATCTCTCTTGGTACCATTAAAATGTCTGACAAGGCTCAAAAAGTGTCATGAGACACGGCTTGTAGGAGCATGCCTTTTTATATCTTGTCCAAAGCTTGGCCAAGGGACCAAATGCAGCACACTGAGAGATTTTATTAGGACAGCAAGACCAGATACTTTCATGACATATAAGACTGAAGATTCTGTTGGGCATCATAAAATGGGTGAAAACAAAAACTAATTAAGGAGTAAACAATTGTATGAGCCAATCTTTGCCTCCAGAGGGTAAAGTAGAGTAGGGATGGGGACAAATtaaagctagtaatgaggtaaataataatgtgatttcattatctggtacaaaagcagtatacACAAATGATGTCAAGTTTTTTTGTACCAAAGATGCAAAGGACCATGCAGGAAGGTGCTACATTCATCATGGGtaatttgcatatgtgtgaaggtttAAGACATGGAGGTGTATATTGAGATTTTAGAAAAACATATgcaacatcttttccaggaaaGCCCAtaattattttagcaagacaatgcaagGCCGCATTTTGTATGGTACAgaatgtgtgcttgactggcctaccTGAACAAAAGAATCAAACtggtgaccacagactgttgagcaggtAAATTCTTGTATCAAGCATAAATGGAgaaatatttctttaaaaagatTAAACTCATCATTTCAAAAGTTGATAGAcataaacatgcctctgtcccaacttatttgtagtgtgttgcagacaccaaattctgaatgtttttatatttacaaatgaagttgatcagtgaaaacagtggaaatattttctttctacttctATCAGTTGAATTCTAATTTAGGAGAAGACAAATCAAATATTTCATGTGTTTTACTAAAATAGGGTTTGTTATACACAGTCTACATAGTGCATGTTaagatatatatttatataaaaaaaaaaatttcagatttatttccacctttaaagtgagctataaaattaaataatttagcagGGAAAATTAAAGCCACATTTCACAAATGTGCACACTCTTAAAATTGAGccaaactgtcagaaacagactccatgagAGTGGCATGAAGGTGGGACCAGTACTCACAGCTGAACACCAGAACTGGCAGGTCTACCACTGGTGCGTCATTCTCCTCACAGACGAGCAGTTTCACAGTGAGCAAATGacaaatacagacacactgcggtagagatgggacgatcgatcggctacgaatcggtatcggccgatttttaatcaaaatatgctatcggcgatatttcctaaaagtagccgatccgatcgtgtgatatataaagaccatgttaagttaacagctcagcggattgatccagactttgagctacgaagcaccaaccatcacatcaccattcatcaacaatcgtacagaaaccatggtgaaagctcttacgatgtaattttgctgattgtaatatttactttaaaaagataattcaacccggtcacatcagagtcgattctatcagcacgttatataaactcctggttcactttagtAAATCggaagcggttcttacttgtgatgtagatgagaatagaaaacgttacagagccaatccgaggcaaaagtttattcatttaatgtaagagtcacacaaaatgttctgtagtagctggtgtttatttaaaaccacgacatttaattaataacagtaaacacggagagataactgagaagagaaacttacgcttcacataaaaacgaatcaactcatgaatcaatgaatcacttatagcgatactgtgaactctGCATCTCTGTAACTGCGTCTcttttaaaggcacacacacacgctgctccggtttatctttactgtgaggctctttttaagtttatttactgcattttttttttttactttgatttgTGTTTTTGAATCCAGGGCACAATAGATTTGAGAGCAGTGCAGTTAACGAAACAAACTGAGTAAAACGAACACTTCAAATAATAAGAAAGAGTCAGAAACCTTTTTAAATTTTGAGCTTTTTATCCATGTTTTGTTTCAAAATAAAGATCACACATTGTTTAGAGACAATCTACAACTGGAGTTACAAAAAATAGTTGCCCAGGCAGAAAGCACACACAGCATCTGTTAACTATACACATTATGGTTACAAGTGTGCTCGCATAAAGAGATCATAGGAAATATACacaaggctgtttaaatatacaCCGCAGTGTTCCAAATCAAATGTTACAATCACTTACAAGTAGACAAAAGAATGGCAAATCTGTACACACCTTGCAACCAGGGCAATCTAcgcatcacacacatacacacacactcgttaCTATCTGCCCTGAAGCAAGGGAGGGACTATAAAAGATCTTAAAAAAAGAGGATGAGCAGATGTGGAAAAATGGCTGGTGAATGGCTAAAAGCATGTGCCCATGTTTGTCTTCTTTGTACATCTATGCCATTTTAATCCAAAGGGCTTCAAAACCAACAAAAAATCTGatattacaatttacaatataCAACAACTTATAACTCGAACAACAACCAAAAAGGTGAGAATTTACACTGAAATGCACAAGATTCTTTTTCCccgttttctttttttccttcttatACCAAAAAGGGCTGTAGAAGCAAGTCCACATTTACATTAGCCAAGGTTTACAAATGTACAATTATACAATTAGAAGTATGTATTCACTAATAGGGTAATTATAAGTAGATTGGACATCAAAAACCAGAAAAAAACTACaaagatttatatatatatttatatatatgcaAAATTCTACACCAAGTATGCACTAAATATTTATAGAAGCAAGACCAAAAACGTCTCCCATGCTAAATGTCTGTGCCATGTCAGCAATAGAGTGTTAgcgtgtaatgtgtgcattatGAAAGTGTGTGTTAGAAATGTGTAATAGCAATTAAGTGTTTATAGGCAGAAGCCTCCATGATTCAAACTGGGATCAAATCAAATATTCTTTCATGACATACATACAGGAACAGAAGATGAGGAGCCAGGTTTTAGCAGTAGTAAGAAAGGGACTGggtaaaacaagaaaacaagaaCAAGCTCACAAGGACCAGGATAGGTCACTCAGCACAAGTTAGAAAGGGTTTACAGTGATCCCAGACCATCACCTTTAATCCAGGTGTAGACACGGCCTTTTCAAAACAAGAAGAGTTTACATGATGCCGTTAGGGGGCGCGCAGAGCGGGCCCAGGTCAACTCCATTCTTCATGTAGTACTTCTCCAGCTTGGCCAGAATGTGCTTCCCGTATGTGTACTTTCTAAGGGTCGCAATGTGAGGCCGGATCTACACACAGAACAGGTCATTAAACATCAGTCCCATAATGCAAGGAGTGAGTATAAGTTTCGAACATGGCACACATGATGCTGTTAGAGACAACACTGATAAAACTACaggaaaatgtattaatattcaCCTTGTGCATTACGATCTTGCGCTGTGTTGGCTCAGCAACGTCAATCATTTTCTGCACAACATAGTTGGCATACTGGTCCTTCATCATGGTGTATAAGGCACTGTGAGGCCCATCTGCCATACTGCAGACTTCATCGATCAGCATGGCCCGCTCAGCCCGCAGCGAGTGTGTCACGCACTTCTCCACCACGTTACTACAGGGAGAAAGGTTTTAATGGCAGCTTTAACACCACACTGCCTGAATATATAATTACTCTACAAGCATTATGCAAATGATATACTGACAATACATGACAGTGCATGTTCCTTTTTACTTTTATAGTGagtaaacaaatatttaagCCATAACATCTATATCACATGAAACACCAACAAATTAATAGTTGGTTATTTATTTTGGGGTGTGTTGGAACCTTTCACATCCAAtacatttattggccaagtCTCTAACATTGTCAATCTTTGATTTTCAGTGGATATTATTTTACAGCAGTTATACATCCACAATGTGGGAGATAGGTATCTCACTTGATAGAGAAAGTCAAGCATTCAGTAATATCACAAGAAGTTCATAAGATTATTGTAAATTTTGCTGAGCTAAAATTTATCAACAAACTTGTGAAGTCCATGTCTGCTCAACTGCATGCAGACATTACAACAAAAAGGGGACTTCAAAAATACAAAAGAGTTCTAAAACATGGGGCACTCAAATGGCTAAAACAGTCTAAAAGTGTTGGCTCATGTTTTTGACTTTTAGCAGAATCACTGACCAGGCATGGTTTGAGGGAGAAAAGGTCAAAAAGGACTTCTTCCTACTGTGATATACAATATCCAGGACTGATCCAGATCCATTTGGGATGGGGgagggtctgtgtgaaaacccaACACTGAAATGTCTATTCTGCAGTTGCTTTTTAATCACTTGTCAAGGGGCGTGTGGTGATTTGGCTCTCATAAGGGGCTGTGCATGGAGATTCACATAAGGGGAATTGAAAATGTCTAGATTGAAAAAAAATCTAGAAAATGCCATGtcaacacattggttacattaatggcaGGATCagtcttttctttttatatctATTAAAAAACCCATCCGTGTGAGTGTGTACACTTGTATGCAACATGGCCCTACTGTACCTAAAGATACTCTGCCTGTACATGTCAATAATTACTGCGCTCTAAGATTACCTGGCAAACTTGTGCTGGCTGAGTCCGAGAACGTTTCCTCTGATCTCGGAGACAATCTTGCTCTTGTCTTCTGCACGGCCATGCTCCAATACATGCTGAATTACATAGTTGCCATACTGATCCTACAcacatgaacaaaaaaaacagtaaatgaaATGACAGAGAAGTCAAAAACAAAGCTTTTTATGGGTCATCAGAGTCACGAATGGAGAGTGGAGATGAGGCATTGTTTTAGAAGCACAACAACTTTAGTAAGATAATGGTTAATCAGGTCCTAAAAGATAAAAATCTTCCTTACTTGGACCAGCTGCTCTGTGTGTTGGTGCAGTTCTTCCAGTATAGGCAGAGTCTGTTCAGGGAGACAGTGCTCCAAAATACGCTGGATCACCCGGCAGCCATAGGGGTGAGTGGACAGAGCAAACACCTGCATGACACACACACGGTAAATACATACACAGACAAACTGCCTTTCATCTGTAAGGACCCCTTTGATCACATTAAAGCACATCAAAGCAAAGCCCTTACCCACACAATGCACACACTCCTTTAGAGGTTTAATCTAACAGCTGACATTTAAGCATAGTCTGTGACCAGTTGCTATGGTGACATACCTGCCCTTTAAAAGCGTCGATGATGAACTGGAGAGCATGAGGCTGCACACACTCAATGCACTTCTGTACAACATGGTTACCGTTTTGATCCTTCACACACTTCAACACATGGCCATCCAGTTCTCGTACCATATCACTCTGCACACAACAAATACTTTTACCAAACAATACTGGAACACTTTGCATAGTCTCCATAAAAAGGTTTAGTTTTGCTGAGATGTGTCAGCATTACAAGATTGAAAGGTTCTAATTTGTTGACTAAAAGAAGGTTATTATACAACtagaaattataaaaaataataaagttgttAAGTGTTAAATTACAATATTTGTTAAACCTTTGGAGTCATATGGATGTGTTTAATGAAAGTTATATAGTAAGTGTATGAACTGGGTAAGTATGCACTCACAATGACTTGCTGTTCAGAAGGGATGAACTCCAGAGCCTTCTGGATCACCCTACAGCCATACATTTGCAGAGCCAAAGACAACACGTGACCACGGATCCGCTCAGCAAGTGCCAACTTCTGATCCAGACTgccaaactacacacacacaataaaaactgtttaaaaaagaTTATTTCCACTAATAATTTTagcaatttaattatttaatgtttacctTTAAAGTCTGGGACCAGTGTTCCTTGGAGCAACATAAACTTTTTATGGACTGCTTAGTTTACTATAGAAAGCTTTTTACACTACTAAAAAACAGTGCTGTGTAAAGCTCTTACTGGAGAGATCTAACTATATGCATGTGAACACTTTTTAACCACCATATTTCACCCCTCACAGCCACATATTTCTTCCCTGTAAGTATGGGCCAAATTAGAACACAGCCTTTGCTTTGTTGACACAAAGCTCAGGTTCTGCCAGTAGTCCTGTTTACATGTATTATCATTAAAGTATGCTGCctacatataaataaagccacatGCTAATTAAGTTGTTTACACCCTGCCTAAATTCAAAACCATGTCATGTACCACTAAATAAAAGGGTTATTTTGTTAGTTTAGTTGGGTGATGCTGGGAATACTGCTTAACAAAATGAAACCTTTGTAAGTGTCACTACACCCATATTACCTATCAGACAGCAATGTACATCAGCAAAAGGGGGAGACAGTCAGAAAAAGTGAACTGGGGGGTTATGTAATTCCAACAGACTCCAGCATCAGCATTAAAACTGACCtaattgtaatgtaaatgtcattaatGCAAACATTTACATAAACAGCATGCTGAAACGAACACAAgattaatattttacatatcTGAGGTCAGTAATTTAACAGAAATTAAAAAGGCATTAATCACATGTCATTGAACCaaacatgttatttattaagaCAATAAAGCTTGGTCTATATAATGGCAATTTTGGCCTCACCTCAAAGAACTTTTGGATGACATAATTCCCAAACACATCAACCATGAGCTGGTAGGCTGCTTGCAGAATCTCACTGAAGACCAACTGACGCTCTGCAGAGCTTGCTCTCTCCAACTTCAGCTGAATAAACCTAAACAAATACAAGCAATATTTTACATATACAGTCTTTGAGGACTTGATTATCTGGTAAGCaacaatcaaaaaaaaaaaaaaatctgcctATCATTTGCATACATTAAATGATGGAAGTTATTTTAACATCTCATGGTGTAAGACAGAAGAAAGCATAATATTTCAGTTAAGGAAATGTGCAGTCCAGAAAAAGCACTAATATAACCGATTTAATtaggattaaaataataaatactttgGTACCCATTACACACATCCCCATGTCAAACCAATCAAATTAATATAGATTCTACATATTACTACTTTGTAAAAGTAGAACATTACAATAATACTACCAGTTATAATATGAAGCAAGGCATATTGTTACCACATGGAATTATAGATGTTTAATGGTATGATCTATGCACTCAAGCGTTCTAATTACAAAAgaacaaatgaaagaaaagaataaaaagcAAAAGTAACTTATGTGTCACATGTATTAATGTATGGTACTAAGAGAAATGAATGGTTGCACAAGAGTTTAAGAGTGTATGATGGCATACCTGGAGCCATGCTGGTCCTGAGAGAACTCCATGACATGGCCTGCAATCTCCCGCAGCTGTAGGTTCGGGTAGCGATTGTTGCGGAAATCCTCGAGCAAACGACTGCGCCCAGACGGCATCACATCCGACATGCTGTAGCGGAGCCGTGATGGAAAGAGCTGGCTGCTGGGACTAAAAAGTGAAGAGCCAGTAGTGGCACTTCTGTACTTTGCCTCTGCTCCAGGAGCCGCTGAGATAAAACGGCCACTGCCATTGGTTAGCCCACCTGTGAGGGGTTACAGAATTCCATTTTTTTCTGGCAAGCAAAAATTACTTTTTGATATTCTAGTTTGAACAAAAATTAATTAGAATTGGATAAAAGTGCACACATACGTCGGAACGTACCAAGGTTGAGACTGCTGGAGGATCCATGGGTTGAAAGGGAGGGGGGAGGAGTAAGAGAGTGTGAGGGAGCCTGGTTGGGAAGTGGCATGCCAACAGGACCAGGAGAGGAGCTGAAACCAAGACCATTGTAGAACCCTCCATGACCAATAGGAGTAAGGCTGCTGGGGGTGCGCTTATATAGGTCAGAACTTCCTGTCAAAGAGTCCCGACGAGAAACACTGGCGCTAGAATTAGCCACTGCAGACAGACAAAGTAACAATTAATGCACTTCCCAAAAACAAACCTTGTTTCAACAGCTTCCTGACATTTAGTGAGAATGTtagtaaaaatgtacaaaatcacATATGCTGCAGAAACGGGAGTTATTAAACAAGTTTCCTCTTGACAACCGGTCTCTATTTGAGCTTACTGCAGTCATTTGTGCTAACTAATCACCAAAGCCGATGGGTTCCCAAGACCCTTTGTTTACTTAGGAACAATACAAATTAGTTACACGTCATTATTTAAAACTGTAGAAATTTATTAAGGCAATTAATCCACTCAATACTAAAAGCCAACAGTGGATGTGGTTTCTTTCAAGCAAATGGCTAAACTAGAATATTAATGCAAATGTATCAGATGGCTCAAGTTAACACAGTACACTTCATAGGTACAACATGGTGTGACTTAACAAGGCCAAAGCCATGTGTAAGGCATGCTATTGCATTTTTCAGTACAGATCAAACTAAATAGTTTTTTGTCTGAATggtcaaaaaagaaaatattaatgtggTTATGAGACACATTTGCACAGATCCACCCCCCTCATAATGGTTTATATTTTAGCTTTACTCACACATACCAGCTGTACCAAAACCACCCAGTGTTGCTCCAAGTGTAGCACCAAGAGACGAAGATGGGTTACCATTGAATCCAAGGGAGGAGCTTCCTGGTTGGGCAGAGCCTTGGGAAAACAGGGATGAGCTCTGGGAAGAGGAGCTTGGAGAGCCACTCCCATAAAAGGAACTTCCACCCAGAGCTCCACCTCCATGCTGACCTGGAGCTTGTTGGGAACTTAACGCACGAAAAGCCCCATTGGCCCCGCCGCCAAGGCCTGCATTAGCCCCACTGGCAGAGGCAGCTGCCACTGTATGGAAAAACAAAATCTAAAATTACAAGAATGCAAAGATAAACTACTGTAGCTAATATGCAAGTGGGAGGTCTAatcatattaaaaaatatatatataggcaatatacagggtgggccatttatatggatacacctaaataaaatgggaatggttggtgatattaacttcctgtttgtggcacattagtatatgggaggggggaaacttttcaagatgggtggtgaccatggcggccattttgaagtcggccattttggatccaactttagttttttcaatgggaagagggtcatgtgacatcaaacttattgagaatttcacaagaaaaacaatggtgtgcttggttttaacgtaactttattctttcatgagttatttacaagcttctctttgtttacagccattgacatgtcgcagaggttaacacgtgaggagcggatagaaattgtgttgatgtctg contains:
- the pum1 gene encoding pumilio homolog 1 isoform X3 yields the protein MSVACVLKRKAVLWQDSFSPHLRLPPPDRPLPSMPVVLSPAGHAPQPGPTPQAPPPAQGAGRSQDDAMVDYFFQRQHGEQPGYNNGKHRWPTGDNIHADNQVRSMDELNHDFQALALEGRAMGEQLLTGKKFWESDDSGKDGPKGIFLDQWRDSAWGTSDHSVSQPIMVQRRPGQGFHGVGEAGSVLSPRSESGGLGVSMVEYVLSSSPAEKLDSCLHKVAFGPRDTETNDSEKRAEPKPKTTFDPERKELQETEPDPMDNPNGLASQNGLDVDVKDFSRTPGNCPAGPEMELGGADMAGGTGPKPAEEFSNLEPPNVTLDHMESVSMETLQFDYSGNQLPLDSTAATVGLFDYNSPQQLFQRSNALAVQQLTAAQQQQYAIAAAQQPHIGLAPAAFMPNPYIISAAPPGTDPYAAGLAAAATLGPAVMPPQYYGVTPWGVYPANLFQQQAPAPSNSANQQPAAQTQQNQQQVMRTGGNQRPLTPSQGQPGQQTDQLVAAAAVNSALAFGQGLAAGVPGYPVLAPAAYYDQTGALVVNTGARSGPVRLMTPASVIISPTVAAASASGANAGLGGGANGAFRALSSQQAPGQHGGGALGGSSFYGSGSPSSSSQSSSLFSQGSAQPGSSSLGFNGNPSSSLGATLGATLGGFGTAVANSSASVSRRDSLTGSSDLYKRTPSSLTPIGHGGFYNGLGFSSSPGPVGMPLPNQAPSHSLTPPPSLSTHGSSSSLNLGTFRRGLTNGSGRFISAAPGAEAKYRSATTGSSLFSPSSQLFPSRLRYSMSDVMPSGRSRLLEDFRNNRYPNLQLREIAGHVMEFSQDQHGSRFIQLKLERASSAERQLVFSEILQAAYQLMVDVFGNYVIQKFFEFGSLDQKLALAERIRGHVLSLALQMYGCRVIQKALEFIPSEQQVISDMVRELDGHVLKCVKDQNGNHVVQKCIECVQPHALQFIIDAFKGQVFALSTHPYGCRVIQRILEHCLPEQTLPILEELHQHTEQLVQDQYGNYVIQHVLEHGRAEDKSKIVSEIRGNVLGLSQHKFASNVVEKCVTHSLRAERAMLIDEVCSMADGPHSALYTMMKDQYANYVVQKMIDVAEPTQRKIVMHKIRPHIATLRKYTYGKHILAKLEKYYMKNGVDLGPLCAPPNGIM